ACATCTTCCAGCACAGATCCAGCTGAAACGCAGGAGACAGTGAAGCCAACAAATACTAAACAGAAGGGCTTTATCAGTGTAGTGCCAGCTCTTCTGGGCACAGACAGACTTTTATGCAAGGagcatttctcctgctgctgctaaaTGTCCTGCACATGGCTTGATAATGACTGCACCATCCTGAAGGTTAAAAGACAAGACTTTGATAATTAAGCAATATTTAAACTAGTAATTTTCAATCATCCAAAATCACCTACAAAATTATCCAGAAAACCATCCATTACAAAGTATAATTGCATTCAGTACAAGCAGATTCTGCATTGTATTGTTAGTTTACAAATTCAGATGGTTTTGATCAACAACTTCTCTGTAGCACCATTCATATGGCTGCCTTATTACACAAAATCTGCAACAAATGACTGTTTGCCCTGGGGACTGGAAAACAAGAtctcagaagaaacaaaagcagaattccTATTTCTGTTCAGTTATGCTTTTTGGGAGCTGCCATACTCTCTTAATGAATCATACAAAATGGTGCAAGCATAAACCAGATTAATAGAGCATTCATGATCCCAAACCATGAGAGTTTGTGTCACAGTTTTCagatatttcagtgtttgtaACAAGCAGTGTATGACCATTTAACATAGGATTGCCTGAAAGATTCTCCAATAATATTAAGACCTGGATAAGTGttgataaattaattttgtaatgAAGCTATCAGGAAAGATCTTTCATTGAAAATCTGTgtattaaaaaattgaaatgaagtAAATCTCTTGGAAAGAGAGTGTGTAAAATTATCTCCTCACTTCCATTAGACACATTTTCTCACGTGTCTCAAGACACCACAGAcccttgcattttttttcctcattaacaTCTTTGTTACTAAATAACAACAAATATGGACATGCTCACACTGCTGTGCACCTTTTCAGTCAATGGCACAGGGCAAAAATTACTGTGTGAGGAGCATGACTAAGGGGATGATTTCACCTCTAATCCTGTTAGTGCCAGAGGCATGGGCAAGATGGTAAGATTCTAATCAACACTCTGACTTTCAGAACACCCTCAGGATCTGGGGAATTATacatccttttttccttcatcagtTCAACCATATTCAGCCTTAGAAGACAGAAAATCTGCAGcacaattttgttttttaaaaatcaattaccTCAATATTCTAAAGAAGTTATTCACCAATTCATTTCTAACCACACATCAGATAAAAGCAAGAGTGAAGGTGAACAGCCAGAGACACATCCAGTGCTCCCAGGTCACTTACCCAGCAGGAGTACCCTCACCATCCAGTTTTTCATCTGCTGCCTTTTGACTTGTTTCTAATTCTACAATAATTTTGTCTATCTGACCAATCATTCGGTTCACTCTCTTCGTCAGTCGCTTGCTTGCCTTTGACTCTTCCACTGCCTCTTCCTCACCAGTTTTAGAAAGCTCCTTTATCTCTTGCAAGTCCTAGAAGAAATGgtcaagagagagaaaaactttTGCTGGTATGAAtttggagcagcagcatttcaacCAGCACTTCAAGACAGGAGCCATTTGTAGATGAAATACAAGTCTAGAGACATACAAAGACAGATCAAATTAGAACAATAAATTTTaacactgctgcctttttttatGCACCCCTAAATGTTATTTTCCACACCTTTCCTAAGATTGGATAAGGTTCATTCTACTTATCTTGGAAATTTCTGTAATACTGACATCTACACTTGCTAAGAAAGAACTGCAGCATGCAGCAGTCAAGCAGCTCCTGTTACCCCAGTCACCCTGGGAacaagagcaggagcaggaatctCATCTGCTGGAAACTACTCTAGTGGTAACAATTAGGCTTTGAACACGTTACACAAATGAGGCTCTGCATTGTCACATACAAAGTTCATTCACTCAGCTTCCAACAAACAGACAACCAAGAAAGATAATCTTTAAATTTGTGGATCACTTCTGCTAAAACTAaacatgaacagaaaaagaactttCATGCCCCATTCTTCACCTCATTATACTCCTGGATATCATCCTTCAATTCCTCAagctcctccttttcctttgttagtgattttttctgttcctgtagCTTGGTGCAAGCATCACTCAGCACGTCAATCTCCTCCTTAGTGATTTCCTCACCCTGTAATAGAAAACATACACAAATTAGTGAAAGGTACATTTGTGATCTTCCTGCAAAATTTTCAGTCTTctagcagaaaagagaaaacacaagatTCTTTTTACATGTTTGGAATCACTACTATCACATAGTGATTTTGATGCTACTACAAAGATTTTAAATGGTAAGGCAGTTAATCTGCTATGAAGTGCACCAGTATTAAGTTCAACTAATGTGACTGGTTATGTGAGTTTCTGAAATTCTATATCTGAtcatctcatttaaaaatatttaacttcatTCTTGGTCTAAGCAATTAAAACAACCGAGAAACAATTCACCATGTATGGGAAAAGATAAATTACACCCAAAAAAAAGAGTAAAGTTTGGAAAGTTGAGCTGTAGAAAAGTTATCTTCAATAACCTTTGTGAGAATGAGGATGAACATCCATAGTAAGTACACCTGTCTCTTGAAAAGCACAGGCTTATTCCATCTACAGACAGTACAAACGCCCCCCAAAACAGGTATATTAATTTCAATAATGCAGATAGATAAAGGAGATGCTCTGACATGTTTTGCTCTGACTTCAGCTTCTGCAGTGGTGAATTTTCAATCCACTGAGTAGTTGTTTTTAACTGACAGAATGTGGCGAGAGGGTTAAAAGTGAAGGGCAGACAAGCAATTTATCATGGTCCTCTCACATCAATGCTCTGAATCTTTACATTTAGAAGTATGAAAACGTGTGGTTATCCAGATTACCTTAATGCCTTCCAGCACTGGTGCTGTATCTATCAGTGTCTCTGAGTGCACTGCTGCACCTGCCCGTGCCAGTTCTGCTTCAGTGTCCATCACCACCTGGCTTTTTTTAGCTTGCAGAGCAGTTGCTTCAAGATCTGCTGCTGGTTCCGCCGctttctaaatttaaaacacCCCATTAGgttgcatttaaaaaacccaaaacattagCTGTATTAGCTTCAGTAAAGAAGGACTTGTCAAAATAGAAATAGTTGCCAAAgtagaaatacacatttttatgaGAAGAGGTTAAAAAACTGCAACATATTGAGTGGTTTCACATTAACATACCCACTTGTATTTCAAGAACTACTTCTGTGAGCTCCTGAGGCTTAATTCACTAATAAAGCAGGCCAGCAGTTTTTATAGTCAAATATTATACAGCAACATTATCAGGTTAATGACAAATAGAGCCAAAGAtaagaacatttaaaatgtgagatgcagaaaagtaaaaaaaacccaaaaaaaacacTACCTTTACTACAGAAAAAGAAGTCTTCTCTTAATGCTTTAATtaagaaggaagagaaatcaAAGATAAGTAAGACTAAGCCAATATTTTATAGTAAACTTTTGTGTTGTAGTCAGTTTAAATTTTCTCTCACATCTTCCATATGTGGATTTAAAGTCCAGTTTCTTGCAGACAAAACCCAGAGCAGGGGCAGTAATTCATAACATGCTAGTTTTCACATCACTTGACATTTGCTCCACAGCAGTTGTGAGCAGAACTCACCATGGCTGCAGCCTCAAGAGTTTCTTTGgctttctctgcagcttcagacagtttcttttcttcattttcttttctgatggcTTCTTCTTCCTGAAGTGTTGCTTCCAGTCGTACTTTGTTATCTATTTTTTCACCTTCTACTTCTGCTACTTTCACTTGAGCCTCTTTGGcctaaaaataacaaaagtaGTGTGACAGAagtgtgtatatacatacagGAATGGCTGCATAACATAGGTTTAGATATCCTGATTGAGATAGGTAGTACAGGTATGCTAATGAATAAAGTCAAAGCCCCCAAATGTTACcctatttttgcatttctcagaAAAAGATGACTCTCTTTCTTAAGaaagttttcagttttggtGAAAATGTGAACTTTCCACCCTGAAATCATACATGTTcttcattctctttctttcaaGATTACCAACAATCTACTctgataatttctttctctgcataacatcatgtatttttaaatattaatatcttTCTAGGGCCTGAAGCATTCACTATTTTTTTGTATGTGAAAGGTGTATTCTAAATCTTGTTATGCTATTACTGTCTGGTGTCATGTAATAttgctctgtgtttgctttATCCCCATATCTCTCCACATACAACACAACTTCTGCCTTTGAAGGTCACACAAATAAACCTAGCTATGATTTAGTTTTTCaaggaaaagcaaggaactGAGAACAACATCAACTTATCTGGATGGATTTTCAGTCATGACACTGAAAGTTAGTTACACACTATGTCCATCAACACTTACAGCACTGTCTGGTAGTGTCTGAAGGGTTGTTTTGAGCTGATCAGCTGGAGAAAGGGTATCTGGAAGATACATGGCTCTGGATAAAATAAGCAACGATGTAGGAATTTCCTGGTTCAGGTGCAGATCTAACCACTGTAAGTGCAATACAAAAAACAAGTCTTTAATTTCAggatgttttattcttttttataaataaaatcaagcaaaagaaaacattttttttttaccactaCTTATCAGTCAAGATCCTAACACAGGAACTACAGACTATAATCAGCTAAGAATTACAGCCACTGCAATTAAATATAGGAAGATGCATTCTGTTtgaaaaagtattaaaaaaaatattgaatgaaTATGTGAACAAGTGGTTTGTTTCACGTGCATcttaaaatcacagaaccatCTGGGTTGGGCTAAAGATTGtccatctagttccaactccctgcaacaggcagggacaccttccactaaactGTTCCTCAGAGctccattcaacctggccttcaacacctccagggatggggggtccacatctctgggcaacctgtgccagtgtctcaccaccctcacagaaaagaatttcttcctaatacctaatctaaacctgccctccttcagcttaaggccattcccccttgtcctatcactacatgtcCTTGTggaaagtccctctccagctttcctgtaaGCACCCTTTAGGTACTGAAGGTGCTGTAGGGTgcccctggagcctcctcttctccaggctgaacagccccaactccctcagcccATCTTCATAACAGAGGTACTCCAGGCCCCTGTAATCAACTTAGTGGCCTTCTCTAGACATGTTCCAACAAACTTTCCTCTAAACCAGGCAACACCAAGAGACAACTGATCTACCAGGTGAAAACTTCCTTTCAGCAAGATAATAACTGACAAGACAAACTTTCAAAATTGCAAACACATTTCGGATATGTTAAATTTAAAGTATCTATCTGCATCATCAAAACATCATGGTGAAAAAGCAGCAATCCACAGCTACTACATACTTACAAAGTACATGTGACAAAAGCTTATTAAGAAGAAAGACTGCTTTAACCAAGCCTTTAATGAGAACAGAATCAAAATGACTTCTCAGAATCAGGACAACAACCATAGCACCAGAGCTAACAACTGGGAGTTAGGTCTGTGTATTGAGTCTTACAAAACCATACCTGTTTAAGCTGTTCCTTGAGACGCTCCTCTGTCACACCAAGAGCTCTCATCCCTCGGGCACGACAAGCTGCCTGCAGTTCTTTAACAGTCAGGGTATCGACCCCCTCTTCAGCAATCATCTGCACAACGGAAAGGAAATCTGACCGTGTTAAGAGCTCAAAACAGAGGCAccaccagcactgcacaggCACGTGTTACAGCAGCCACTAGAGGCTGCTGTGCTAACACaaacagcctcagctgctcccacagctccagcatggACAGCCAACCCCTAAGCCGATACTTCTACCAGCTCCCTTACAAATTATAGTTtcatagaaatgtttttctttgtgatgTAATTGTTTTCTATTCAATTGATGGTAGATGAAAAAAAGAtcagtttttttcttaacaaataAGGACGCTTCTGATTTTAAGCTCTTCAAGCCTTTTTGTTCAAAGTTCTCAAACAagacaattaaaacaaaaaaggaaattgcctagaaaaacaaacatacatATATCCACACACATTCATTACTGTTGTGTGTCAAAATTATTACCCAGTGCCTATTCAGAATGACTCACCTTGTCATCTGCTTTTATGCTCCTCAACCTCATTGTCAGCTGGAAGCGGAGAAAATTATTTGTCCCAATTGACTGAAGTTCCAGCAATTTACAAAGTGCCACCAGCTGAGGCCTGGTCAGATTGTCCAGTGTCAACTCATCTTCAAACAGCTTAGAGAACCTTAAGATCTCCTCATTACTGGGTCTTTCACCAGTTTCCCTGATCTgtgagaaaaaaccaaacacacacaaagctTTTCAGAGCAGGTGTTATAGTTAGgcattattttgaataaaaacacTCTCCTCATTTGTCAAGCACTTTGCAACAGTTTTGGGATAAGAAATAGCACATAAGGAAGGaatgaaagaagttttttagaaaacaaacaacttaCTTATTTAGGCAAAAGACTTGATAGTGCTGACAGTTTCCAACAACACTGCATAATGTACTTAGGAtaaaactaacaaaacaaaaattagatGCACCTGTACACTAAGGAGCAGGTCTAGCTGAATTGCACTGCCATGAGATACCtcaagaaatatataaatacctTTGAGTTAATAAATAGTTGCTACAGGAGTTACACTGGCAGATACTTCTTCTGGTACCATGTTTactaaacacagaaacacataaGATAAAGATGGAAAGATAAAGTAAGAAGTTCACTCAATGGCAAAAATTTTGCAACACTGGTGTCCCCATGAAACACAGATCTGGACACTTAACCACCAATACTTCTCTTCATTTGTTACAATTCTCTTTTGCTTTCAACTCCTAGATGTTCTGCAGCACCTCAGTGCAAATGTTTTTGTACTTGAAGTTATTCCAAAGTATAAAGCACTGTTTGGGACAGGACTCTGCATCCTTTGTGATGGCAGGTTCTATGTAACTGTTTGTACAAATGCAAAGTTAAGCTCTTCAGTGATGTGTTACCAATGAATTCCCAATCATTAAACCCAATTATTGGAAGCTGAAATAACAGCTCAAAGAAGTAGGAGAAAATTTCTCTGGTCTCATCAGGTCACAGTAAAGCATTATCACCTGTATAGATGTTGACTTCTCTATTTTAAGTATGCCACCAAAAGCTTATTAGTGACATCACTGCATCAAAAATCTACAGAATTCACAATTATGTACTCCCAGTCTTAATATCTTCGGTCTAATCAtagatagaaaaaaatgaatttccCAATacctctactttttttttaactcctgtaaagaaaacataaaactaGGTGACATCAAATACAGTTTGAAAACCTAACATTACCTGTACTGCCTGACTTAGCATGCCTACCTGTTTTACCTGCAAACTCAAATATTTTAGTGAACAACTACTGACTacagaaaaaggtaaaaatcagGAGATGAAATGGCCTTGAGCCCATTAACCTCCAGGATATTTTTGTAACAAAGAAACCATCTTGAAGAAAGAAAGGTCAAAGGCCTTGTTGTTCCACTTCGCCAGTGCCTTCACCACAGGAGCCAAAAATGGCACTTCAAAAACACAGGAAGTATTTTCTCCCTTGTTTAAAGATGAATTTTGACAGAGCCAAGCATATGTTTCTTGAAAGTACAAACTGAAGCTTTCTAGTACATCACTAGCTACAAAGCAACAGAGACAAATTCTGGAATTATGCAGCAGACATATTAAGCCTGCAATCAATGGTTCTGGCAGCATCAAATACTTCACCACAGAAGCCACTGTTAAGAACAGCAAAAAGGTGGGAAACACTGAAGCTGCTTCTTGCTCTGACATTTATTATCCGGTACAGCGAAATGAGATCAATGAAGTTTGTCTCTGTGGCACAAATGAGAAATATAAAGCTGTAAAAAGCACACCCACACATATGAAATGCAGGGCTTGAAACTTCTTTTTTAGTCATCAGAGGAACTTGGGGCTTCCTCCAGCAAATGTGGAGTGAAACAtcatttatttccatgaaaattaaCGGCCAAATGTAAATTCTCAGTAGCAgttcttccagaagaaaatgaaatgttccGAACATGAAGCATGAGTGGGCAAGttcccagagcctgcaggggcAGTGCCTCAGCCACTAACTGCTATAACTAACCACTTACAATGTTCTGCAGATtcaaaagaacagaaacagaTGACTGCAGAGAGGCTTCAAAGTACACGGACTTTGCAAGAAGTTACTGACTGGCAAAATTTGCCACTATGATTATGTGAGGTGATCTGCGTGCCACTATCAACATCATCTTATCACCCCACACTTTACTCTCAGTCCTGACATGCAGAAAAATCTTAAGCTATTTAACAGGGCTTGTAAAGTTCATGTCTGAAACCCCTGGGCTTATGTGcctttttctgtgcaaataCACACTCTCTCCAAAGGAGGGGACCACTGCCTTTCTTTCAACGAAGCACTTGGTGATGCTGTTGGCTCTACTCTAATTCAACAGCCCCACAATTAAGAGACATCAGAGATAAGGACTGTCCTGAGAAGAATaaagaatgcatttttcatctctCCAGGGAGTACCTTATTCTCACCTACAGTTTGGTGAAAGGAAATGCTGTGAAACTTAAAGGCCATTAACGTAGCAGGCAGATGTCTGACACTTAAGTCTCTCTGTCAGCAACTGAacttaaatagaaaaattttTGCACAGCAACTACATTCTAGCGAAACCTCAGATTATACCACTTTCTAGTCAGTATAGCAACTGTGCActtaaaaactgtttttacaagcagaattaaatttaaccaaaaaaatttacttttttccacAGTTTCAATCAGTTCATCAGGAAAGAAGTCCTCTCCCAGTTTTCATACcccatgttaaaaaaaagaggtCAAAACCTACATGAGTAACTACTGAGCACACCACGTTTCATGTTAGAGTTAACTTATTAACAAATAAGTGAACAAGAAACAAATGAGCAGAAAGGTTGTGCTTCTAGAATTAGAGAGCAAAAGCACCAGCTAGAACACCGAAGTTAATAATAGGAAAACTTCATCAcactgacaaaaaaagaaatttatccTAAAAACTACTACATTCTGTTTATTCAAgtccaaaaaaataaaggtatgTGATGATTACCATagaccaaaaaaagaaacagaggttttttgggttttttttttgtaggaagAGAAACATATTTTCCAAAGTTTTTACCTTTTGAAAGAATGTTGAAAAATCTTTTGTAACATTTCCCTtggctgctttattttttaaggcCATCTCCTCAATGGTGTCTTGAAGGAATTTAGCCAATTCAAGCTTTACTCTCAATTCTTTCTTCAATCTTTcctcctgttaaaaaaaatatttttaaaagttcctgCCAGAAATACATGGACTAAACATCACTTCTGCCCCCAGACAAGTTATGTGAAGTAATTCTGGACTTCTGCTATAATACACACATTCCAAAGGGCAATTCACTCTTCCCAAAGATCCCCAAATCACACTGAACAAGCTGAAGAGTTCACTGTGAGCTCTGAGAGTGAAAACTTGTGGGGCTCTTTTGGTAGGTTTTTACAAAGCTCTAACAATTCTGAGAAAATGTAACTAGTAGAAATAaagtttaaactgaaaaaagtgTAAGAAGCAATCTTAAATATTAAGTATATATATGAAAAACATTGTATCGTGGTTTAAGACTACAAATGTTACAATGTCTCTTTTAATACaaccagaaaaataatacaGCTTTATTTCTCCTTTGTAGGAGTCATAGAAAATGGAAACGAAGACAGCAGAAAAGACAAGAGAGGCTTTCAACCCTGATAGCTTGGCACCTGCACATATAAAAACCAGGATAGCACTGGTTCATTATTATATGTTCAAAAGCAAGATCTTCAAAATAAGGAAGATAAAAGCATTACcgaaatactgaaaaaaaaaatccaaaatttttagactttttctaattttcttaacaagaaatttctaatttttaaacaaatattgcTGGTTTATAAATTCAGACCTGCTTACCTTTTTAGACTTTGTCTCAAATGTAGAGGGAAGCATATTAGGGAACAACTTAAGAGCTACTGGAAGTAAAAATTCCATAAATGGGACAACAAGAAAAACCAAGAAAGGGACCAGGCGAAAAAGATCAGCGCATATTCGAAgaaactggaaaggaaaaaaatacatcaataagctaatatttaaatacttatttttaaaatatttgatttcatCATCTAATTGCCACTTAGGCTCGCATATATATATTTGctatgaagaaattttaaaataacacaatAAAAGGATGTGACTAAGTCagtttttagtggtttttttccaagttgcTACATCCTAGAGAGTGCTGAAGTTTCACCAGTTTTCAACACTATAGAAAGTATTTCAAAAGCCTCACTGTGTCTCAATAGGATTATTGAACAAGTATCTCATTTAAACCTCTTAAAAGCACCTGAAAACAGGAGGTGGTCATTTGTTGTCATTAAAGCTGCTTAACTTCTTTTATGCATCTTTATTTGTGCTCCACCACTTCTTACATGCATGAGCTACTGTGGAATGAGTAATcaagaataaaatgaaagatcCCTCCCCCTCTGCCTTATAACAATTGTAATGTACATTTAAATCCAGGATAATGAGCCCAGCttggtacattttttttttaaaccactgcatttccagagcagTAATCCTCTGAAGCAGGTGGCATTCGTTACTGAATCTTGAactgcacaaaataaaaactgtccTTGTGATTTCTGTACACTCAAAATATATATACTAGGATGTACAGTCTATTATTAAATCTTTCAGTAATTGTTGAAAGCTTCATAACTCAGTTTATACCGGGGAGTGAAGATCTTGCTTGACTCTACctcattttacaaaaaaaaggtTGTTGGGAATCCCATCAGCTCCTAAATCAGAGGTACACTCTGGTACTTTACTGCTACAGCACTGTCATTCCACATCAAGACTTGATAAACACAGCTCTGAGTGGCAAAAACTGGCAGCATAAATGCAATTACAGCAGTAAATCCATGCTGCCCACTCCAGCCTCTCCCACAGTTCATGGCAATCAAGgggaacagcagcaacaacCAGCACAGATCCCACGTCCTCAGGACTGATTTGCTAGAATACAAAACCTGCAAAACTTCATTCAGAATTTTCTTACCATAAAACCAGCCAAAATCTTAACCACTACTGTATGTAGAAGGCACATGCTCTACAGATTCAAAGTctggcatttttctttgtacataaaaaaattcagtttcccAGAAGGGATACTTTGGTCCATTGTTTTGAGGCTCAAGGATTTTTCCATTCATTCCAACAATAGAAGGCAAATGACTACCATggagttaaaaaacaaaaaaaaaagtaagaaagtttggaagaaaattttaaaactcagaagaaaagtacattttccctaaaaaaaaaaaacctcaaaaatttCTATAGAGTACAGAGTTCCTATTTTTCCCCAGTCTCTATTCTCAGACAATGCGTGCAAGTATTTCTACAAAATCCATATCCATGGAAGCAGTTTTACCACCGGATTAAGCCAACTTAATGCTAACCTGAGACACGGTACAAGGAGCCATGAAGGTGCACTGGCAGTCACACCACTGATCCAGCTAAAACTGACCCATAAATACATacacaggcagggaaaaaaggatCAGTACAAACCAAGCAGGGGTGGGGCAGGAAAACTTGATTTAAGCACCAAGCTTTTCACAGCAGCACCGTCCTGGATCAGCTTTCACAAATCATGGCACTGCACCCTCGGCTAACTCAAGGGAAACAGCTTTATGCAGGAACCTAATACAATGGTGTAGGATTACACACACAGTATTTGGCAGCGCGGCATGAGAACCTTGTGACTCCCTgtacctgctgctgcagctgggtaTTCCactcttccttcctctgcagggaAGAGTCTGTAAAGCTGGCACTCTTGCCACAAACTCCCTTGTGTTTGCCAGCTCGCTGCCACATCCTGAAccaccctgctgcaggagccagcaccAGAGCagttaggtttttttaagtCAGTACCATGTTTCACTTCTTCCTGCCTTCTCTCCTAAGGGTAGATCTGTGACCCTGCTGAATCCAAACGCTCACAGCAATTGTACAAGCAGAGTTTTGGAACTGACTTTTAGTTTACATAAGCAATGGGTCCCTTTGC
Above is a window of Motacilla alba alba isolate MOTALB_02 chromosome 4, Motacilla_alba_V1.0_pri, whole genome shotgun sequence DNA encoding:
- the LETM1 gene encoding mitochondrial proton/calcium exchanger protein; this encodes MCGHGALGGSVRHRRPPFTAGTACGLPGLAGTVGCERATLGERSPGCPPQPRRLPSGGCGEEPQPRPPLGDAIPAARRHRRSHRALRTTAPDVPGVAGRCRPNAAPGRCWACGDRRGPGGGTAAGPEPPARPPSAAMASMLLQSCGRRACRLPRALRRPPRPGNLGDRACLSCTSLRLANKMTVHFKYCTSVPPVYAYSKKAHYCCWTKGSEQIHFTLTSSSGSWTPLATVGVLGPQYLPVRWWHSSRPLQDDSIVEKSLKSLKDKNKKLEEGGPVYSPTEVEVVKKSLGQRIVDELKHYYHGFRLLWIDTKIAARMLWRILHGNTLSRRERRQFLRICADLFRLVPFLVFLVVPFMEFLLPVALKLFPNMLPSTFETKSKKEERLKKELRVKLELAKFLQDTIEEMALKNKAAKGNVTKDFSTFFQKIRETGERPSNEEILRFSKLFEDELTLDNLTRPQLVALCKLLELQSIGTNNFLRFQLTMRLRSIKADDKMIAEEGVDTLTVKELQAACRARGMRALGVTEERLKEQLKQWLDLHLNQEIPTSLLILSRAMYLPDTLSPADQLKTTLQTLPDSAAKEAQVKVAEVEGEKIDNKVRLEATLQEEEAIRKENEEKKLSEAAEKAKETLEAAAMKAAEPAADLEATALQAKKSQVVMDTEAELARAGAAVHSETLIDTAPVLEGIKGEEITKEEIDVLSDACTKLQEQKKSLTKEKEELEELKDDIQEYNEDLQEIKELSKTGEEEAVEESKASKRLTKRVNRMIGQIDKIIVELETSQKAADEKLDGEGTPAGKNLISIAELINAMKQIQKIPEEKLTRIAEALDENKDGQIDIDNVVKVVELIDKEDIDIGTNQVAEIMSLLQKEEKLEEKEKAKEKHDKEAAEAKN